Proteins found in one Subtercola endophyticus genomic segment:
- a CDS encoding aminotransferase class III-fold pyridoxal phosphate-dependent enzyme, producing the protein MVSAPFTVTQERKIVTELPGPKSRELHELRRKVVSRGAGTLADIYMDHGSGAILVDVDGNQIIDLGCGIGVTTIGHAHPAVAAAAAAQASKLTHTLFTVTPYENYLRVAEKLAEHTPGDFEKHSILVNSGAEAVENAVKIARKYTGRRAIAALDHAFHGRTNLTMAMTYRPWPERAGMGPFPGEIYSVPTSYPFRDPEGMTGVEAAERTIDYINTHIGATELAALFVEPIQGDGGIVIPAEGFFETLSAFCTENGIVFVADEIQAGIARSGAWYSIEHSGVVPDLITSAKGIAGGFPLAAVTGRAEIMDAVQPGGIGGTFGGNPVSTAAALAVFKLIEEENLIAEAQRVEKAFFARIGDWTSKYAVVGEVRGKGCMIGVELVHPGTRTPYPEALTAVIKHATSNGVIVLDAGSWDSVLRFLPSVVISDELIDDAATVIEEALQALEP; encoded by the coding sequence ATGGTTTCTGCACCCTTCACCGTCACCCAAGAACGCAAGATCGTCACCGAACTGCCCGGCCCCAAGTCACGCGAGCTGCACGAACTGCGGCGCAAGGTGGTGTCTCGCGGCGCGGGCACTCTGGCCGACATCTACATGGATCACGGGTCAGGCGCGATTCTGGTCGACGTCGACGGCAACCAGATCATCGACCTGGGCTGCGGCATCGGGGTCACGACGATCGGCCACGCGCATCCGGCGGTCGCCGCGGCAGCCGCGGCGCAGGCCAGCAAGCTCACCCACACCCTCTTCACTGTCACGCCGTACGAAAACTACCTGCGCGTCGCCGAGAAGCTCGCCGAGCACACCCCGGGCGACTTCGAGAAGCACTCCATTCTGGTGAACTCGGGCGCAGAAGCGGTAGAGAACGCGGTGAAGATCGCTCGCAAGTACACCGGCCGCCGCGCCATCGCGGCCCTCGACCACGCCTTTCACGGCCGCACCAACCTCACCATGGCCATGACCTACCGCCCGTGGCCGGAGCGCGCGGGCATGGGGCCGTTCCCCGGCGAGATCTACAGCGTGCCGACGAGCTACCCGTTCCGCGACCCCGAGGGCATGACCGGCGTCGAGGCGGCCGAGCGCACCATCGATTACATCAACACGCACATCGGCGCCACCGAACTGGCGGCGCTGTTCGTCGAGCCCATTCAGGGCGACGGCGGCATCGTCATTCCCGCCGAGGGCTTCTTTGAGACGCTCAGCGCGTTCTGCACCGAGAACGGCATCGTCTTTGTGGCCGACGAGATTCAGGCCGGCATCGCTCGCTCGGGCGCGTGGTATTCCATCGAGCACTCGGGCGTGGTTCCCGACCTGATCACGAGCGCGAAGGGCATCGCCGGCGGTTTTCCGCTGGCGGCCGTGACCGGCCGGGCAGAGATCATGGATGCCGTACAACCCGGTGGCATCGGTGGCACCTTCGGCGGCAACCCGGTTTCTACCGCGGCCGCGCTCGCGGTGTTCAAGCTGATCGAAGAAGAGAACCTCATCGCCGAAGCCCAGCGCGTCGAGAAGGCGTTCTTCGCTCGAATCGGCGACTGGACCTCGAAATACGCGGTCGTCGGTGAGGTGCGCGGCAAAGGCTGCATGATCGGGGTCGAGCTCGTGCATCCGGGAACCCGCACGCCATACCCCGAAGCACTCACCGCGGTGATCAAGCACGCCACCTCGAACGGTGTCATCGTGCTCGACGCCGGGAGCTGGGACAGCGTGCTGCGTTTCTTGCCGAGCGTGGTCATCAGCGACGAACTGATCGACGACGCCGCCACCGTGATCGAAGAGGCGTTGCAGGCGCTCGAGCCGTGA
- a CDS encoding DedA family protein gives MLLASGILAPAFSALTSAVTFAGTGLAGINPINPEPLVQSAGPWALLIVCAIIFAETGLLIGFILPGDTLLFFTGLLTFTGAIPQPLWLVLISISFAAVLGDQLGYFIGYRSGPRIFERKDSGFFSTKNVARTQGFFTKYGGAAVILARFIAVVRTFAPVAAGVGKMRYRKFLFFNAIGAVAWTFLLVLLGYFLGHIPGVSDLVTQYLGYVILGILLFTVIAALVSFLRSKREAKREAASASESAGTAESDTATKQS, from the coding sequence GTGCTTCTGGCTTCCGGCATACTCGCGCCTGCGTTCTCGGCGCTGACTTCGGCCGTCACCTTCGCCGGCACCGGGCTGGCCGGCATCAATCCGATCAACCCTGAGCCGCTGGTGCAGAGCGCGGGGCCGTGGGCGCTGCTCATCGTCTGCGCCATCATCTTCGCCGAGACCGGCCTGCTGATCGGGTTCATTCTGCCGGGCGATACGCTGCTGTTCTTCACCGGGTTGCTCACCTTCACGGGCGCGATTCCGCAGCCGCTCTGGCTGGTGCTGATCTCGATCTCGTTCGCCGCGGTGCTCGGCGACCAACTCGGATATTTCATTGGTTACCGATCGGGGCCCCGAATATTCGAGCGAAAAGACTCGGGGTTCTTCTCGACGAAGAACGTGGCGCGCACGCAGGGCTTCTTCACGAAATACGGCGGAGCCGCCGTCATTCTGGCCCGCTTCATTGCCGTGGTGCGAACGTTCGCGCCCGTAGCCGCGGGTGTCGGCAAGATGCGCTACCGAAAGTTCTTGTTCTTCAACGCCATCGGTGCCGTTGCGTGGACCTTCCTGCTCGTGCTGCTCGGCTACTTCTTGGGCCACATTCCGGGCGTCTCCGACCTCGTGACGCAGTACCTCGGCTACGTCATCCTCGGCATCCTGCTGTTCACCGTGATCGCGGCGCTCGTTTCGTTCCTCCGTTCGAAGCGCGAGGCCAAGCGCGAGGCTGCCTCCGCTTCCGAGTCCGCCGGTACGGCCGAGTCCGACACAGCCACGAAACAGTCGTAA